In Oncorhynchus masou masou isolate Uvic2021 chromosome 10, UVic_Omas_1.1, whole genome shotgun sequence, a single genomic region encodes these proteins:
- the wu:fc50b12 gene encoding uncharacterized protein wu:fc50b12, with product MPSKAQEDAVINLKSVQEMSRELGFEWTVLAYELGFSRTEVHQFHTTSTEKTVQARSMLECWYERSWDKSNKTKLLQNGLERAGRRDLAERLRCLHWGHQKLSSRVELPSAFPFLITVHRTIENRDGLRRINDLSRRFT from the exons ATGCCAAGTAAAGCACAAGAG GATGCTGTGATCAACCTGAAGTCTGTCCAGGAGATGTCCAGGGAGCTGGGGTTTGAGTGGACTGTTCTGGCCTACGAGCTGGGCTTCTCCAGGACTGAGGTTCATCAGTTCCATACCACATCCACAGAGAAGACGGTCCAGGCCAGAAGCATGCTAGAGTGCTG GTATGAGAGATCTTGGGACAAGTCCAACAAGACCAAGTTGCTGCAGAACGGTTTGGAGCGTGCCGGGCGCCGCGACCTGGCTGAGAGGCTGCGTTGCCTCCACTGGGGCCACCAGAAATTGAGCAGCAGGGTGGAGCTGCCCTCCGCCTTCCCCTTCCTCATCACTGTCCACAGGACCATCGAGAACCGTGACGGCCTCCGCCGGATCAATGACCTCAGCCGCAGATTCACCTGA